In Juglans regia cultivar Chandler chromosome 13, Walnut 2.0, whole genome shotgun sequence, the DNA window tatacatatatatatatatgtataaagagagagagagggggagaatAATAGAAAATGCACTCTTATCGTTTATTTTTACCGTTCTAATCTactgttatgattttttaatttttttatttatttagtgattaaagaagtattttttaataatattgttatttttttatttttattaaaatatttaaaaatattaaaaaatatatataaaaaaaaaaaaaaaaaaacctaacggAGCCGCTGGGAGCGGTAGGCGTAGCATCACTCGGAGAATAATATACCTGTTTATTGAAACGAGGTCGAATCATCTCTCAATGATCTAACAACAGATGCTCTAgcatattattatgattttccAAAATCATATTGACAACATTCAGAGACCGGAACTGAATACCCAGTTTACAAACAGCTAAGGCCACGAACATCATTAATTCGTTTTTCCGTTATTTCAAGGATTGGGATCCAGAGCAAAGAAAGACGATTGGGATCCGTGTTCGAATGCAGTATACTTGAAACCCTGTTCGACTCTCGAGCCTAAGAAggaattttgtataatttaatgtacaGCAGCTCAATAGACATGAATCGAAGATAATCCTAAGAAAACGATTATGAAATAAGTACCGGATAATAATGAGTATGCTTCTTTTTATTTCCTGGAAACGATGAGCAGCTCAGAACTGTATTGAAACCAGAGATCAATGACAGTAAATAGCAACACAGGATCATCACGGACAATAAAAACTTTATAttcgttttgttttgttgctgtCTCCGTAATGTCTATATCAAGGCCATCTTCACAAGAATCGAAATGTAAAAGGAAGACATACGTGAGGGAAAAGGAAAacttgtttctttcttcctcctAAATTTTCGataatatttatgaagaaaatacCAATCTCATAATTTCCCAAGCTgataatggtatatatatacatatcctATGACGTTGCATgccccataaaaataaataaaaacaacatgACAATGAAACCAAGTTCAGACACtaaaataaggataaaaaatgaACCCATTtcacattgagagagagagagagagagagagggagtatAACAACAAGCATCTTGTCAAGATTCGCCATTTCCATGTCCATGTGTATGTCGATGAGCCTCCTCTTCTTGCTTTATCTCTTGAGGGATCTCCACCGGTTCCGCCTCCGGTGTAGGCTCTTCGGAGGCCGTTGCCTCCTGCTGCCGTGGCGGCGGAGGGTCGATTCTGCCATCGAGGCACGATGAGCATTTCCTCTCGATCCAGCTCTCGAAATCGTACTGTCCATGACCCATGATCGGCCGACCCGAACAAATCCGGCCGATCATGCCGGCTATGACTCCAAGAATAGTGATCACTGCAAGAACGGCGATCACGGGACCCACAGACCCGTGGCCCGAGTGGGCGGTGTAGGCTTCCTGGGTCACCGCCAGGGGTGGTGTCAGTTGGTCTATCGGAGTAGACATGTAGCCAGACTGGCTATGCAACTCTTTTTGGGTTTTTAAGAGGTTTAACTTTTAAGGGACTTGGGCTGGCTTGAGGGTTTCTCGAGGAatcttttgttttcagaaatcagAAATAACAAAACACAACTAACAAGGGACATAAATGGGTAAAACGAAAACTAGAACtttgtttgtttggaaataatgaATTccgagagtgagagtgagagagagagagagagagccattgGGAAGTTCctggaaagagaaaaaggaggaaGTTTGTGCCTGGTGGTCAAAAACTTGAGAAAGATCTCACGGGCTTTAgggtttttgttctttttcctttgaactttatatatatatatatatatatatttcacaccTCAAGGCAATGAGAAGTGGGAATTATGTGATGAGGAGCAAAGCACAAGAAAAACCTTTTTCAGATGGTGGGCAGGCAGCAATGAGGGTCTCCTGGTTACCTTTTTCTGGTTAATGAATACATTGCGAGCAAAACCGGTTTGACATGGTTGTTTGGAAGCCTTGCAACGGAGGGAGACAAGAGGGAGGGAGTACTTGCAAGATTTATGTAGCATCTTTTGACAAAATTCATGCTTTAGAAACAACAACTCTCTCTAATTGCATTAATTGATGCTTCTATTTCGCTTCTTTTTTTGGTGCTGCATCTACGTACAGTGACACTGTGACAGGGCATGCAGAATGATAGTACGGGCTCACTTTATGTGGTTGGACCGGCCTTCTGTTTTCACTCCAAAGCCCGGTGTATTCAAATTGGTAATTTTCACTCacaaatatgcaagttttttagaaagaaaaacaatcagaaaatatatcaaaagaaaCCATGCGACCATGTTTAGACCTAAATACACATGGCTATCAACAATTCCAATCGATAATATTTCAATAaccaacaaaatattataactaGCTGGCCTGCATATATTTTCCAATAGCTATATAGCTTGTGAAAATCAGTCATTACCGTTGTCTCTGCTGTAGTGACAGTAACAgcaacttagttttttttttttttagattatttttagtGAGTGACTTTTACgcctaatttgtttttatatatgagatgatttgagataaaagttagaaattaaataaaatattattagaatatttttttaatattatttttatttttaaattttaaaaaaattgaattgtttattttattttatgtaaaaattttaaaaaattgtaataattaaatcagataaaattagttgagaaattttataaaaacaaatgaagccGACGTTTGAATTATTATAGCCCGACCACCCATGtccatatatgtgtgtatagtactatatttgattttgttcttgtttCGGTATTTCATGGagatcatttttcaattttaaagttGTTCTCTTTCGGTACAGGATAggtttcctttttattttaaggtcAAAAAGTCGaacattatttttctaattaatctcaaaaagttaaaactttaagCTAATTTGATATTCTAatccctctctttttctctcccaCCTCAATAATTTTTCGTCACTGAAGTCTATAATTCTTATGCCTTGTCGTTCTATGTCAGGCTGGACAATCGATAAGATGGCACTTCCTGATCAAGCcttgaattgaaaaaattattctcatcagttactatttattatttcacatttattttataaaaaatactctcatatcttataaaaaaaaaaaaattatatgtataaaagtGTAAGAGTGAATAGCGATTGATGCATATCATTCTTCATTGAATCGccccattttaaaatttaagggTCAACTTCCATTATTTACGTAACCATTAACAATGTCCTTTTGGTATACAATCCGAACCATAAGTTGCAATGTGTTTGATGCAATTCAACATCCTTTTactcgtattttttttttattgtattaagaGTAACGTGAGATTAAGATAAAGTGTACAATGATCTAGACGTTAGCTTTCATACTAATCACATAAATTTAAGTgtttatataatctttattcatattttacatgttttatttattatttaatttatgaatGAGCATTGAGTATATACCATATCATTGTCCAAATTAAGGATCATCTTCAACCATTCGCCCGTATTATAAAGATCCGAGTGCGCCGAAAAATTGCATCAACGCAATGcgtatcatttctcaatatttgagttaatt includes these proteins:
- the LOC108982759 gene encoding uncharacterized protein LOC108982759, coding for MSTPIDQLTPPLAVTQEAYTAHSGHGSVGPVIAVLAVITILGVIAGMIGRICSGRPIMGHGQYDFESWIERKCSSCLDGRIDPPPPRQQEATASEEPTPEAEPVEIPQEIKQEEEAHRHTHGHGNGES